ACTATGCCCTCGGACAAATGCTTGAGTCTATTCTATTCCCAgaatcatcgtcgtcatcgttggcTTCACCATCGTCAACGGATCCAGAAATCAATATGGCAAAAGGAATTTTTATGCAAACAGGATACAGCATGAGGCAAGATTATCGAACATCGGTGGAGACCATTTATCAAAGTCAAGTCACAGCTTTGAATTTCCAACAACGTCCGGCAGTGGCTACAAAATTCATTAACGATTGGGTGAAGAAGCAGACAAATGGAAAAATCGGGAATATCCTTGCGGATGGCATTGACACGTCCACCCGCATGATGGTAGCCGGGGCTGTATACTTCAAGGCGATGTGGGTGTCTTCTTTCATTCCAGCAGCCACATCCAAACGTCCATTCTATCCCCAAGGCAAGCAGGGACAAAGGATTATGGTCGATACGATGGGCAATGGTGGTGAATTCAATTACTACGAATCGAAGGATTATGACTGTGGCATTGTGGCTCTTCCATTCAAAGCCCAagcatcatcgtcatcgtcgtcgtcgcatTCCTCTTCAGCCACAACAATGTATATTATCCTGCCGAATAAATCGAATGCATCAAAACTGAGGAAGCTGCAAGCAAGTCTAACGTCCGATATTATTGATGAGATGATTTTAAAGATGACAAAACGAAGGACCTTCATTAGCCTGCCAAAGATGCATTTAAGTGACACACTCGATCTGAAGGACGTTTTGGGACAGTTGAATGTTAAAACTCTCTTCGATGGCAACAGGAGCGACCTCACTGGCATCACCGAACACAATCAGATATCGCTTGATGGATTTCTGCATAAAATCGATCTAACCATCACAGAGGCTGGCACAGAGGCTGCTGCAGCGACAGCTTCTCATTTATCAAGACAGGAATACGATGTCGAGTTCCGAGTGGATGGACCGTTTATGTTCTTTGTGCGACATGAAGAAACTAAACTGCCAATATTCTATGGCTCTGTCATTGAGCCTGTGAATTGTGTCTAAGTCTGAAAGTCTAAAATGGcaaatcttaaaatttcatttgtGGCCATCATCGGAGACACACAGTGATCCCTTCCCTGTCACTGGATGACGATTTTTATGCttgttttttgttgagtttgtttttttataaatgttcctgtttttgtcttctatttatttatttatttatgtacattattttaaatacttctAAGGCTGATTCGATTCTAAGATGCAATatatatatagaaataaaaaatgcgtgacttatacaatatttaaaaaaaataatcttttactTTCTACTCGGAtttatttaactcaaaattgTGTCCTTACAAAACTAGGACTAGAAAATATGCTGATTCGGAAACCGCGGGAAAATTTGATCCTGGGGGATTTTTTCTAGGATATTCCCAGTTCTAATTATTATCAAATGTTTTGTCCGTAATGGGAATTTTGGAGATTTAAGGaatttttgggttttataaGGAAACATCGGGTTTTCTTGGTTTTTTGGGTTTTGAGCTTTTGCAATTATAGATTTTCGATTTATATCCGCTCACATTTTCAGGATTAAAAAAGGATTTCCGGATTTAATAATCTTCAAAAGAATTGAAcgaattaaaagaattaaagaaCTGTCAGCTTTTTAACTTGaattttacttctcaaaaagtctcaaattaaaatatttctttgagcCTTCGAACACACTTTAGAATCCTTCTAAAACTCAAAGCTCTCAACTTTGACAgaagtttcaaataaattaaaaaatatttaaaatcatcattattattcttaaaagtgGTTGATTAGCTTTTTTATGTTGTACAGGTGGCTTACCTGCAAAACCTTTTATATTCATGGACATTTTTTCGAGGATTTAAATTGTCAGTGCTTCAGCAATAAGTAATGGATCTATAGACGAATTCAGTTCCATATTTCCATTTTCACCGATAGGTGTCGCCACCGTACAAATTCTGTGGCGACATTGTACCGACAACAGCGCTCCTAACTTCGAAAAGTTgttacaaaacatattttatagtATGTATCTTCTTTTAACTATCACTcttattttgacgtttattggtgttgtcaaacttttaaagaaattattaaacagTAGagttcaaatttgacatttacttTCCCAGGTAAAGAAATTTTTCGAATACATTAacaatttcatctttttttgaaatcaaagttttgaaaattacaataatttaaaatgctcACGATATTTTAAGTCATACTTTGGCGTATCTTTGAATTACTAAACATTGACAATTAGTTAACAGGAGTTGATCTGGTTTTTCATACGTAGAAAGTGGAACAACGTTAATTTAACAATCCTATAATTAATAAAGGTGCACATAAGCACCAttgttgtaaagggtgatttttttgaggttaggattttcatgcattagtatttgacagatcacgcgggatttcagacatggtgtcaaagagaaagatgctcagtatgctttgacatttcatcatgaatagacttactaacgagcaacgcttgcaaatcattgaattttattaccaaaatcagtgttcggttcgaaatgtgtttcgcgctttacgtccgatttatggtctacataatcgaccaagtgagcaaacaattaatgcgattgtgaccaagtttcgcactcagtttactttattggacattaaaccaaccacacgaatgcgtacagtgcgtacagaagagaatattgcgtctgtttctgagagtgttgctgaagaccgtgaaatgtcgattcgtcgccgttcgcagcaattgggtttgtgttattcgaccacatggaagattttacgcaaagatcttggtgtaaaaccgtataaaatacagctcgtgcaagaactgaagccgaacgatctgccacaacgtcgaattttcagtgaatgggccctagaaaagttggcagaaaatccgcttttttatcgacaaattttgttcagcgatgaggctcatttctggttgaatggctacgtaaataaacaaaattgccacatttggagtgaagagcaaccagaagccgttcaagaactgcccatgcatcccgaaaaatgcactgtttggtgtggtttgtacgctggtggaatcattggaccgtattttttcaaagatgctgttggacgcaacgttacggtgaatggcgatcgctatcgttcaatgctaacaaactttttgttgccaaaaatggaagaactgaacttggttgacatgtggtttcaacaagatggcgctacatgccacacagctcgcgattctatggccattttgagggaaaacttcggagaacaattcatctcaaggaatggaccggtaagttggccaccaagatcatgcgatttgacgcctttagaatattttttgtggggctacgtcaagtctaaagtctacacaaataagccagcaactattccagctttggaagacaaaatttccgaagaaattcgggctattccggccgaaatgctcgaaaaagttacccaaaattggactttccgaatggaccacctaagacgcagccgcggtcaacatttaaatgaaattatcttcaaaaagtaaatgtcatggacagatctaacgtttcaaataaagaatcgatgagattttgcacattttatgcgtttttttttaaaaaagttctcaagctcttcaGTTACACAGGAATACAACTAGAAATAAAAatggggctgggatgcgacccacattataacttcccatcccgtctgtcgatttatcttgctttaaagtttgtctatatgtactcgtatcaatttttaccaaagttgcgtattattttttgtagatttaattttttatgaaaaaatggactgttggatttttatataaaaattacggaatatcgaaaacaatattttctgtgaaataaaataagtttgaagccaatatttcaaatttttgaaaaaatatttttattaggtttttaattttttgtacaaaaattgtcaattcgattttttcagaattttactgaatcttaaaaaccatattttttgaaagataaaagtagactaaaaccaatatctacaatttttgaaatgatatttaagtcgaaatcaatttttaccaacttttataaatttttttttaggtttttatttcttgaaaaaaaactgtcaattcgatttttctcaaaatttgtcttaatgttgaaaacaatatttcttataaatgaaaattagtaaagagctattatctcaaatttttgaaaagatatttgagtcgaaaatcattttttaccaacatttgttattttttcggtttttaatttgttttacaaaaactgtcaattcgatttttttcaaaatttttctgaatgttaagaacaatatttttttaaggaaaaaagtagttgaaagccaatatctacaatttttgaaaagatatttgagtcaaaaatcaatgtttaccaactttgagtaatgttttctaaaatttttattttttataaaaaaaactgtcaattcgattttgctcaaaattttatccgatatcaaaaacattattcttcgttgcacaaaactgttttggagatgaaatcatattttagtcgtaaaattttggaggtgacaaatttttcggtttttttgatttataaaaaaaaaaccgttaaatggatttatttcaaaaaatatatttctttgatatcacgtaacaatatattatataaaatttaattcaagtctctagcgtttttggttcgtaagatatttagggttaaccaaaatgttcaccttttttttaaactgctatggcaaaaaaaccacccacgcaattttcttgagaaccctttctgcatctttctgcctttttagaaatcgatatatcttctggttcttgagctatggacaacgctAAAAACGGCGAGAAtgtacggacatacgaacgtacgtacacacgcacgcacagacatctttctaaaaatcttttgtttcgactctagggaccttgaaacaaaattttcaatttgacaaatcggacccattacaataacttcctatgggaagttaataacagcTTCACACACGGCTTAAAATGACAGGAAGCCATACTAAAGAGTCGGTTTGGATTGTCAATCTGATTACTTGACTAAATAAGTGAAGATAATGAATTTGACAGTTGATTTTGTAAAGACACAACTtcattatggctgaatcacaaacacgcttcagttttggcttcacctgacgtttacgagttcagccataggaattcaatgcatgctatcgacctcacgtttcgtttgacaatcgtaaggaaaagaacgtaatgtaacgtaatgtgactccaaacggcatgcagctctagttcaattatctgaacatttgatTTGTCTGACAGCACAACAGCTGTAAACAAAtgccaacaaataaaatatttgctctttggagggatgaaataatagaactgtcattcaaagcaacctcaaagcaggcccatcgtaacggaggcgaagccgaagctgaagcgtgtttgtgatttagccaTTACTGCCTCGCGCTCGGCTGGCTTTAATAGCTTCAGTTGACATAATATTGTTCCTTTACGGTAATAGGAACACATTGATTTTGATAGCTCGTGAaagccatattgtttcttttactttctgttcaaaatatgttcttttaatcaaatactaaagtcaaatcatcatggcaagctATAGCGTCGGCCAACacgtgaaaattatttttattatcaaaatgggtGTTTTCTAGTTGTAGCTCTGTCTTGCCGCAGACCTCAACATAGAGAATtatgacccaggagctcaaaccAACGACCATACGCAGCGTTTAGTGCTCGTTTATTAGATTTTGGAGTAGTTAGAAGTTGGTCCCAATTTTGGTGGGAAAATGAGGCCAATTTTTGGATAAATGTGTAAATGAATAAGAATAATCGCTGGATTTCggacgaaaaaaaaagttactgtCTGGCATCGATATTAGGTTGAAAGCATCATGGGtccatatttctttgaaaatgatgaTAGGTAAGCCAGGAGGCTCTCCAATACTAATTCATATCTcatttaaaacttgttttattcaatttgataATCGACTAGCCATCGATGGAACATCCTTTAGTTTGACCGAATTTTTGTTACTTCTTACACAAAATTAACATCGCTGAATGTTCCAAAGAACAGTTTCTGGTTGTATCACTTACCATATTGTCAAATATTGCAATTGTTTTTcactatatttattttaatcccGCTATTGATGTTTACACTTATCAAAAACCATTACTTCCTCGAAAGCAATTCGCATCACTTAATAGCAAATAATTATTTGGAActgttattttatgtttttggtatAAGCAAAACAGTATTACTGACTTAACTTCcactttgataaaaaaaagatgaacaaatCTAAGCACACACCTAATACGGGTTAACAGCCCTGCATAATCAAAAAATGCTTACAACTGACAGATGACTAGAAagtaaacttcaaaaatttaaaagttatagccttttcacaccaaacccaaaaccgggttttcagCAAAacgttttcgaaaacccgaaaatcgtccACACCTGGCCAAATGtcccttcagaatcgccatatattgtggccgtccgagcaacttataggcgggtTGAGAAGTTTGATTTCGTGTAGGCCCTTATGGCCGGAGTAGGAAAgctcaattcctagttccagattcttACCAAAATCACACTAATCCATAGCGATCACTGAaactgttatgatgggctgcaatttcccCATAACTGTCTTtttggtttcttcctttgaaTACTCGAATGGCTTGTTCAAaggactgaggatcttcttgattttggcatcgctgtccatcaaggggcgatagccCTCTGTTGTAGTTTTATTTACTAGAataacgattcccacattgtgaaATGTTTTTGAGCAAATTTTCCTACCCCGCTTCTACTTAGCCACTaccagaaattttctttcatacttattcttctccaggtagtaagcaaATGCGTCGAATacatttgtggcgacgagttcgaagacgcatcccttggaaacattattacgaactatgagcaagtctttctcgtccttggggtcgtcacgctAGTAGCCACAGTTAATTCTGGTTCGTCGCTTAATAATGAGCGTTTGAAATTCTGGAGGACCATAAAAGAACagccttacttacttaaggtcgcGCTACTGTCCTGGGCGGAcctaggcctcaaccaacatgcgtctccagcaagctcggtctctagctagctgtctccagtttcgcagtTGAGGTTGAAGTCCTaccccacctgagtgcgccacctgggTAGCGGTCTTACTCTACTGCCACGTCTCTCGAGATtgcattcgaagaccttccgggctggagcgttgatgtccagtCGCTCTACatacagcccatacagttcgaCGTCATATCTTCTATTCCATTATTCATCCATGCAGACGGCACCAAAAATcacctaagacgctctcatatttctttgacagggtccaggcctcagcgccgtaactgagaactgggatgatgagtgtcttatatatggtgattttagatgctcgagagaagaccttacttctcaattgccttctaagtccaaagaagcagcgatttacaagagttattcttcgtttgatttcagcgctggtgtcgttgtctgtgtttatagtggTGCCTTGCCTAGGTAgagaaagtccttaactacctcaaagtttaagctgtccatggtgacgttttgtccaagacgtcgtcgttcagtgtccttttttgatgacagctgcatacacttggtcttgccctcattgaccactaaacccatcttcttcgcttccgtcgcaatgcccAAAAAGCTCAACTGACAACACGCTTTggtctttcaattatgtcaatgtcatctgcatatccgagtaattggatggacctttggaagattgtgcctctagtgttgaccgttgagttttgcacaattctttccagaacgatgttaaagaagtcgcatgacagtgcatcgccttgtctaaaaccttttttgacatcaaatgcatcggtaagatcttttccgaccttgatagagcagcgtgcattttccaccgtgattctgcacaaacggataagtttgacagagatgccaaaactagacattgctcggtagagcccttccctatagatgctgtcatacgctgctttaaaatcgataaagagatggtgggtatagaTTTGAATTTCCTCAGTTCctccgtagtgtgaatatttggcgatagtggactttcatggtctgaagccacactgacaaggaccaatcaggttgttgactaaCGCCTTCAGACTTTCACATAATactgcagagaggatcttatacgcaatgttaaggagactgatgcctctgtagttggcgcaatttagagggtctcctttcttatgtatcgggcacactatgctgagattccactcatcgggcatgctttcttccgaccatattttgcagatgagttggtgcatgctccctaccaagtcatcgcctgctgctttgaatagttcagcagcgatgccgtcagctccagcggctttgtttgacttaagtttagctgtcttcacttcgtcaagatcgggtaggcggaattgttgatctgcgtcgtcgaggttgagtggttctatctcccttacagcggaattgggttcgtcatcgccgttatataatttggagaagtgatctttccatattctctgcatcgactgcggttctactacgatattcccctgatcgtctttaaaggcttcggttcgtggctggtacccttgggaggtttctTTTAcactgttgtgacatccctctatctcctcgatcgcgcgcttttcTTGCTCTCTtcttttccatctaagaagccgctattaatctctcctcttctgctcgtagagctcgcgagcagctctagtctttttgtgcagcgccgttttgtatgcctcttgtttcgctgagTTCGCTTGCtagcattcgtcgtcaaaccaggggtttcgctttGATGACCGTGTGAAATcgagcacttcagaggcggcatctctgatgg
This window of the Eupeodes corollae chromosome 3, idEupCoro1.1, whole genome shotgun sequence genome carries:
- the LOC129949482 gene encoding serine protease inhibitor 28Dc-like → METTITYFFTIVIVLLTSAQSRPQHSAPSNFVLWNYFPFLQHQQLQMMQQNNIPVMHPINMPQTHHQGQYPSIEMYFSRPSAVGDIQYQELKASPPAAPPSSLSPPKITRIPKSTQKTTTTTTTTTTTTTKRPTKRRRISVKSSTPPVAESLKAQLSRGIFEMARNIQKNILSEKMFKQTGNGKFNVISPINVAAVLSLLELGAKGQTNQELQNILGFDKLQTSTSKNPLAPHYALGQMLESILFPESSSSSLASPSSTDPEINMAKGIFMQTGYSMRQDYRTSVETIYQSQVTALNFQQRPAVATKFINDWVKKQTNGKIGNILADGIDTSTRMMVAGAVYFKAMWVSSFIPAATSKRPFYPQGKQGQRIMVDTMGNGGEFNYYESKDYDCGIVALPFKAQASSSSSSSHSSSATTMYIILPNKSNASKLRKLQASLTSDIIDEMILKMTKRRTFISLPKMHLSDTLDLKDVLGQLNVKTLFDGNRSDLTGITEHNQISLDGFLHKIDLTITEAGTEAAAATASHLSRQEYDVEFRVDGPFMFFVRHEETKLPIFYGSVIEPVNCV